The following nucleotide sequence is from Aphelocoma coerulescens isolate FSJ_1873_10779 chromosome 21, UR_Acoe_1.0, whole genome shotgun sequence.
gaaattctGGGAATTATTTGTACCAGTACCTCCAAAATTCTTCTttgaagaagcagcagctccacaacTGCATCAAAGAGGGGAACTTTTATCCACTCCTGGCTGAAAAATACTGGGATGTGCTCCTGGATTCTGATCCAGCCATTCTGGaagcataaaataaaaaaaaaaatggattaggAGTGGGAGAGCAGGGATTTACAGGGAATATTTTATCATTGAAAGGCTCAATTCCTGCTGTTAACACTGGAGATTATTCCTTTGGCTCGAGGGAGGGGAGTATTTGTCCAAAAATTGAGGAAAGCAGCTCattttgtgagggaaacaaagccctgctcagctcagCAAGGATCTTCTAAATTCTTCTTCTATTGTAATTATTATTCTGCTTTAAAcaactcagaatatttttgTCACAAGAACTCGCTATGGAATTCCAGCGGATCCCGTGAAGAATGATTTTCTGTGAAGATTCCCTGGCTTTGAAGGAAGTTTGGGAATAAAGAAACCCCGGGGCATTGGGATGGCTTTGGAAGGGACacataaattaataaattaatgatGCTTTAATGCCAGGAACTGGGAATGGAGAGCTCAAATGCCGTGGGAGAGCGcgtgggagcagggaaaggctgccagggaaAGTGATGGAATGCCACAGCAGGTGGCTTTGCACCTCCAGGTGATGTCACTGCCAGGCCACTGATGGCTCCAATTATCCCTTGGGAAaggcaggatgggagctggatCCTCGGGATGGAGCTGCTCAGCCAGCACAGGGGGGATAAATAAGGAACAGGATGGAGCTTTCCTCTTCCTGAGTCAGGAAAACGCCAGGATCACGCCAGGATCACGCCAGGATCATTTCCTCCCTCCCAGCACCAAGGTCACGCCCGACCTCAGCTCAGGAGaggaaatcaaaggaaaaaaatgctctgaTTCCAGCAAAATTATCAGGGATTTAGCAATGCTTGGCTTTAATTGCTGTCATTTAATATGGGTCACCCCAGGCTGGCTCCTGTGCCGCTCAGCcaggaggaaagggaggaaatcCCAGCGGGAATGATGCCTGGGAATGTGAACTTGTCCTATAAATGAACAACATTGATTGTTATCATGGCAGCAGCGATGATGGAAAAGAAAGGTGGTGATGATTCACCCAGGTGGGACCTTTGCTCCAGAGAGCTCAGCCCGGGTGACACCAAAGGATGAATCAGTGAAGCTGGATAAATCCAATTATCCCTTCTTTAGACAGGCATTTAGAAAAATGGGAGCTTTGCAAGGATTTCCTCGTGCTCAGCGATGAATCAGAGAGACTCAGAGCCCTCCTCTGGCACTCGGAGGGTCAAAGACGTTTATGAGCAAGGTTTGAGTTTCTGTTGAGAAAAGTTAGAATGGAACGGGTTTGGGGGATTCTGGAAAAGAACACAATTCTGCTAGATGATAATCTGTTGTATTTCTGTGGCAAAACAGTGACCACAGGGAAATTTTTGCAGTAAAAGCCACTCTGGTAAAGGAATAAAACCACTCAGGAGGACAAAAtcccaaaaagaagaaaaagaagacacCTCTAAATTGCTTTTTGGGCGAAGATTAAAGGAGCACTGACCCAGGAGCACTTTATGAGGAATTCGTAACAAAAATTCAAGGAAATGGGACTATTTCAGACGGGAAAGGTGCTTTAATGCAAATGCCACTGCTCAGAGCTCAGAGCTGGCAGTGATGCATGTCCCATGCACCTGGAAGTGGAAGGGAATTCACGAAGGCAGGAGAGAATTATTTGAAATAACCTCTGTGCTCTTTTGGCCAGGGATCTCTCTTGGGTTGGATGCAGGCTTAGATTTTTTGGGACATCTGTCCTAGGGCCTcaacaccctcacagggaaggatttcttcccaatatctaccTAAATCTTAACGCCGTTCCCCCttatcctgtcactccatgctcttgtaaacAGCCTCTCTCCACCTTCCGTTTTATGCACACCGGGAATGGGAAGAAAATATTCAGATTTATAGCAAAAAACCCGCCTATGGCCAATccctcaggaaagaaaaatcagacaaCTCCGTGATCCCTCCCATATACACCACTGAGCCGGACTCTGATGGTctttgtgagtcccttcccacccagcagTTGTCACAACCAGAGCTCCGGGagcgtttggacaacgctcCCATGCCCAGGGCGGGATTGTTGGGCAGGACTCGATCATCCCGTGGCTCCCTTCCAGCTCGGGACGTGCCGCGATCGCCCATTTCTGTCACTTTACATCGCGacaaggcgcgcgctccccgcccgccctttcctcccctcagCGTTCCCGCCAAGGCGGGGCCGGAAGCGGAAGCAGAACCCGCCGCGCGCGCCCCGGAAGCGCCGCCGCTCCTTCCCGGAagcgccgccccgcgccgccatCTTGGCTGGAGCCGTGAGggagccgcggccgccgctgcccgccccgcccgctCCGCCGCCATCGCGGCCCGGCCGCCCGCTCCCcgcctgcctccctccctccgccgcGGGCAGGAGGGACCGCCCGGGGCCTGGCGGTCGCGGAGAGGTGAGCGGGGCCTGCGCCAGCAGCGAGCGGGGAGGAACGGGCGGGctgcttccctctctccccccccctccatgcctttctccttctccctctctttccccttctccttccctccttttcccgtctcactccctttctccctctccttccctcctttcctcacTCTCTCCGCacctttcctctctccctttcagTCCCTCCCTTCcgctttcccttcttccctccttctctgttttcccccttctccctttcattccctccctcccctttccccctttccccctctccttttcagcccctccctccttgtctctccctctttcccccctttttcccctctccctttcactccctccatcccttccctccctctttgtCCTCCTGTGCTCCCTCACTTCTGCTCCATTGTCTTCTTACCCAGATGGGCAATGGGGGTTTGAGGTCGTAGCCCTTTATTTTCCGCCTTTCAGATGTAAATCTTCATCCACGTGAGGGTTTGAGGCGTGTTTAAATCCCAATAATTGAAATGTTCCGCTGGTTTTTTTGCTGCCCGTGGTGAAGGTGGCTGTGGAGTGGGCATCAGAACGAATAATTGTGTTAAAATAGAAAGGtattatttaatttatattttaaagtcAAAGCTGGtttctttagagaaaaaaaaatctttactttTTTGATTTCGAGAGGTATgacttcaaaaataaaatactgtagGTTGTATCAATGATTTAGAGCAATTCTGGCAAAATTCAGGTTAAACAAATTTATTCTGAGTTGGGGTGGAATGTTTGACCACATGTAACTGTTCCTCATGGGTtaaatgttctttttaaaataaattttacctATTTGTAACAGAGGGGGCTGTAGAAATTTAATATTATGTCATACTGGAGACACTgctttgtgttttcatttatttctgccTGAATTTCCTTGTGTAAAATCAAATAACTCCCCAAACTCCTGAGGGGAAAGTTAATTAAATAGCAGCTGTTAATTAGTGTGTGTTCTGTAGGTGAGTTATAAGGGATAATGCTTCCTTTGTCCTGTCATTCAGCAGGGAATTTCCTCCTCTCACCctgaagttttatttattttacctgGGAGAGAATCGTCAGAAATTCAAAATCCTTCACTCCCAAGTCAGGTTCTTGTTTGTTATTCATTTCAGAGAGCTGGGTGTGTTAAACCAGTAAAAACAGCAGATGAATTTAATTTGGAACAGGGGTAAATTTATAATTATTTGCTCAAAAAGGCCTTTAGGACAGAAAGGAATGGAGTAAAATATcccaagttggaagggatcccaaGGACCACCCAGTTCACTTGGGGTTTCGTTATTAAGATCTTATGTGATTCCTGCTCCTTAAAAACCAAGataatttaatttctatttcaaaTACAATCCATAAAGCGAGTTCTGCACAAACCTGGAGCAGTGTCCATGAAGTTCTGTGTCTGTTCAAATGctattcattaatttttttgatTAGATGAGCAACAACAGCAATAAGAGAGCACCAACCACAGCAACCCAGAGGCTGAAACAAGACTACCTGAGGATTAAAAAAGATCCAGTGCCTTACATCTGTGCAGAGCCCCTCCCATCCAATATCCTGGAATGGTAGGAATTGGGGAGGGAAttggggtgggaattggggagggAATTGGGGTGGATGGTTCCTCACTCAAGGACAGAACAAGATTTTCAAGTCTGGCTCCCTCTGTCCTTGAGTTTGGGGAGGTGGAGAAGGAAACTTTGGCTGAGGTtgatcctgatttttttttttttctggattttgatGGTTTTGTGTGGTTGGGATGgatcctggggggtttttttgggatattGTGTGGTTTCCCAGTGTTCCATTCCCCTTTTTTCCAGGCACTACGTGGTGCGAGGGCCTGAGCTGACCCCCTATGAAGGTAAAGCCCTGCCTGTGGTGTTTGCATGGAAATTCAGGAATTCCAGCAGGGTGGGAAGAGGCAGAATAATCCCACTAAAAAGAGCTCCAAAAACTTCCAGTGCCAGTTCAGAGCTATGGGAAAGAGATAAAGAAACAGTGATGCTGCTGTCAATCATTTTCCTGTTATCGAGggctttaataaaataaaatttaggtTAAACTGAAGACAAATATTCTTATTAAATTTcattatgttttacagcaagtATTCTCTAATTTATGACAAtgtcaaaattcccatttttaccACAGAAATGTTCTCAGTGAACTGAGATTAAAATTCTGTTTTGGAATTTTTCTGGAGAAAGGCTGAAATGTAAAAGCCTCATTGGTTTGTAGTCACAGAATTCACAGTGGCTTCTGGAGCCTCTCaaaaatgcctttggaatttgGATTCTTCAGTTAATTCCTAGAAAAATGACCAGTTTGTGTTGgattaaatatattttggcTGGTTTTCCTTAAATATATCCCAGCCTGGACAGCAGAAAACCCTGTTTGTAAGAGAGACTGTGAGGAAATTCCTGCAGAGTAAATCCAGAGCAGGTTTGGATGATTATCCCTGAGTTTTAGAGGTTCAGGATGAAAAGTTTGGTTTCTTTAgtgagagggggagaaggaatgAATCAGAGGGGTTTATTTAACCCATTTTTGGGGTAGTTTAGGAGAAGGAGTTAAGCAGAGGGGTTTATTTAGCCCatttttgggtggtttgggaGGAGGGATAAATCAGAGGGGTTTATTTAACCCATTTTTGGGTGGTTTAGGAGAAGGAACGAATCAGAGGGGTTTATTTAACTCATTTTTGGGTAGTTTAGGAGAAGGAGTTAAGCAGAGGGGTTTATTTaacccatttttggggtaatTTAGGAGAGGGAATTAAGCAGAAGGGTTTATTTAACCCATTTTTGGGTAGTTTAGGAGAAGGAATGAATCAGAGGGGTTTATTTAACCcattttttgggtatttttaggAGGAGGAATGAATCAGAGGGGTTTATTTaacccatttttggggtaatTTAGGAGAAGGAATTAAGCAGAGGGGTTTATTTAAcccatttttgggtattttaGGAGGAGGAATGAATCAGAGGGGTTTATTTaacccattttggggtgctttaGGACTTGATGCCCAAGCAGTAACTGCTCTCTCTGTGTGCTGCAGGTGGATATTACCATGGAAAACTAATATTCCCCCGAGAATTCCCCTTTAAACCTCCTAGTATTTATATGATCACACCCAATGGAAGGTTTAAGTGTAACACAAGGTAAGCACTTCCTTTTCCCACTTCAGCAGTTCCAGCTCTGTGCACACAACCCCTCAGCATTCCCATGGCCCATCCAACCCCCCgtgcctgggttttttttcaaggttGTGTCTTTCCATCACGGATTTCCACCCCGATACCTGGAACCCAGCCTGGTCAGTGTCCACAATCCTGACAGGCCTCCTCAGTTTCATGGTGGAGAAAGGCCCCACCCTGGGCAGCATCGAGACATCCGAGTTCACAGTGAGTTCCAGAGGCTGGGGTGGCCTTGGGGGAAgctttgggaatttgggatgtcTCAGGGATAAAGCGTGGTTGGGATTTTTTACTTCCTCTTTCCAGCCTCTAGCACAGAGCCCTGATCCCACAGGAACAACAATTAACATAATTTATGTCTATAAACATATATTTTAGTGAATGCTACTCAGAAATTTGGTGTTTTAAGTGTTACAAACCACTTGGCTGCAGGTTTGCACCGTTCCTGTGGGGAATCAGGTGTTGAATTGAAACACACTGATTTAATTTTCATGCAATTGCTGATAACCTGTGTTTCCTCCCCAGAAAAGGCAGCTGGCTGCACAGAGCTTagcatttaatttaaaagataaAGTCTTCTGTGAGCTCTTCCCTGAAGTGGTGGAGGTAAGGGAATATTCATTCCTCATTCATTATCCCTACAATAATTCAGTTTTCTGTGGTTCTTCAGCTTCTCCTGGTCAGGATTTTCCCAGACTGGAGCTTCATTTGTTAATCTTGGAAACCTTTTAAAAGGtgttaattatttattaaaagagccttttttccaggtttttcctTATCCCTGAGCTGTGTGGGATTTCAGATTTGATTCCTCTCCTCCTAAAGGAGTTCACAAAGCTCTGATTTAGGACCCATTCTCCCTCTGTTGTCTTTTGGAAGAGAAAagctttttctctgtttcctttcttcctcaggCAGATAGAACTAGAAATGGAAGGGTTTAACTGGGTTTTCTTAGCATTTCCAGAAATGCCAGAGGATGGGAGATGCTTCCTGGTGAACTGAAGGCAGCAGGAGATATTTTAACATGGAATACTTGGAGTCCTAATCCTAAACTCCTCTAATtgcttccttattttttttttttaatgtcttgtgTTCAAACCAATCTGGACACACAAGAACTtgacatttctgaaaaaaagtcttaaaaactaaaaataaagtgGGCAAAATTTTGACCAGTGATTGTTGGTGTCAAGCACTGAATTTGGTCATTTTGGAGGAGTTGGGGAGCTCTTGGTACGATTGAAACACAGTTTATTTATGACAATTAAAGAACTGTTCCATATAAATGTATTACAATTAGATAAATTACCTTATAAATTTATTACAATTAAAGAACTGTTTACATAAATTTATTCCATTTAAGAACTGTTCAGTATAAATTTATGACAATTAAGGAACTGTACCTTATAAATTTCTGGAAGAACTTGTGTTCTGATTTCTCCACTTCCCACCACTGAGCTTTCTTTAATCTTGATCATTTCTTTAATCCTTTAATCATTGATTGGGAAGcttctcccttccctgtgcAGGAGATAAAAGCACCCAAATCATCCCAATTTCCACTTCCATtgaattttctctttccctgtgcAGAGGATGAAACAAAAGCACCCAAATCACCACAACTCCACTTCTCACCACtgagttttctctttccctgtgcaggagatgaaacaaGAGCACCCAACTGCTCCAGGAAGTGCAGTTGGCCTTCAGGAAGGCAAAACCACTTTGGAATCAGTGGGAATTCCCACATCCCAGTTGTTCCCTTTTGAGATTCTCATTTAGGGAGGGAAATTGTAACAGTTCATTCTCATCCAACTTCCACTTTCCCAttcagttttctctttccctctgcagGAGATGAAACAAAAGCACCCAAATCACCACtgagttttctctttccctctgcagGAGATGAAACAAAGGCACCCAAATCACCACAACTTCCACTTCTCACCACTGagttttctctttccttgtgcaggagatgaaacaaGAGCACCCAACTGCTCCAGGAAGTGCAGTTGGCCTTCAGGAAGGCAAAACCACTTTGGAATCAGTGGGAATTCCCACATCCAGCATTGGTTTGGAGCTGTTCCCTTTGGAGATTCTCATTTAGGGAGGGAAATTGTAACAGTTCATTCTCATCCAACTTCCACTTTCCCAttcagttttctctttccctgtgcAGAGGGTGAAACAAAAGCTCCCAAATCACCACAACTCCACTTCTCACCACtgagttttctctttccctgtgcaggagatgaaacaaAAGCTCCCAAATCACCACAACTCCACTTCTCACCACtgagttttctctttccctgtgcaggagatgaaacaaAAGCTCCCAAAT
It contains:
- the UBE2J2 gene encoding ubiquitin-conjugating enzyme E2 J2; the encoded protein is MSNNSNKRAPTTATQRLKQDYLRIKKDPVPYICAEPLPSNILEWHYVVRGPELTPYEGGYYHGKLIFPREFPFKPPSIYMITPNGRFKCNTRLCLSITDFHPDTWNPAWSVSTILTGLLSFMVEKGPTLGSIETSEFTKRQLAAQSLAFNLKDKVFCELFPEVVEEIKQKQKAQEELSSRPPSLPLPDVVPDGDAHFGQNGHPLLNGHVPLAPAHPAGLQQPHRNHGLLGGALANLFVIVGFAAFAYTVKYVLRSIAQE